A single window of Haliotis asinina isolate JCU_RB_2024 chromosome 5, JCU_Hal_asi_v2, whole genome shotgun sequence DNA harbors:
- the LOC137283378 gene encoding uncharacterized protein — MFTSVASVFHQAREELTKSQRPNIAASVSHHPVPHPLSTAEVDSRPITHNPLPDPALPSLCGSSKNFEQNILEIDLGDPTKPCAVHSSMNLKQDIPEIDLGDTISPFTVQPVKTESSLVIDMSHLKEPSQPQSFETACCSSVFSFIKRLFSLY, encoded by the exons ATGTTCACAAGTGTGGCAAGCGTTTTTCACCAGG CTCGGGAAGAGCTGACAAAGTCTCAGCGACCTAACATTGCTGCCTCCGTCTCCCACCATCCTGTCCCGCACCCA CTTTCAACTGCTGAAGTTGATTCCCGACCCATCACCCATAACCCTCTCCCTGACCCTGCCCTCCCATCACTATGTGGTTCCTCCAAGAATTTTGAGCAGAACATCCTTGAGATAGACTTGGGAGATCCAACAAAACCATGTGCAGTACATTCCTCAATGAACTTGAAGCAGGACATCCCGGAGATAGACTTGGGAGATACCATATCACCATTTACAGTTCAGCCTGtaaaaacagaatcctctctcGTGATTGACATGAGTCACCTGAAAGAACCAAGTCAGCCACAGTCATTTGAGACAGCATGCTGCTCCAGTGTATTCAGTTTCATCAAGAGACTGTTCTCTCTGTACTAG
- the LOC137284462 gene encoding L-threonine ammonia-lyase-like, producing MSFDKVCLQDVEKARSRIRHSIKRTPLVPLNIHKTDSETKIYLKLENLHPIGSFKLRGACNAVELLPKAKLNRGVYTASAGNFSQGLAWNAQRHGIPCEVVVPEHAPKAKLEPTERLGGKVTRVPYDTWWKVIMEHKYDDACGTFIHPVCDSAVIAGNGTIGLEILEDLQEVDSIIVPYGGGGLSSGIALAVKGLRPDTKVYAVEVETAAPLSAALAAGKPVPCSYTASFVDGMGSKSVLDEMWPLVSTVLDGSIVVSLEDVANAVRLLAERNHVIAEGAGAAAVAAALKGKVGEGNIVCIISGGNIDTDVLIKILQGKTP from the exons ATGTCGTTCGACAAGGTGTGTCTGCAGGACGTGGAGAAGGCGAGATCCAGAATACGACACAGTATAAAAAGGACTCCTCTGGTTCCGTTGAACATTCACAAAACGGATTCAGAGACAAAG ATCTATCTGAAGTTAGAGAATCTTCATCCGATAGGAAGCTTCAAGCTACGTGGCGCCTGCAATGCTGTCGAATTGTTACCAAAGGCTAAGCTTAATAGAGGAGTCTACACTGCCAGTGCTGGGAACTTCTCACAAGGACTGGCATGGAACGCGCAAAGGCATGGCATTCCGTGTGAAGTCGTTGTTCCTGAACACGCCCCTAAAGCCAAACTGGAGCCAACGGAAAGGCTTGGAGGCAAAGTGACACGGGTACCGTACGATACATGGTGGAAAGTGATCATGGAACACAAGTACGATGATGCCTGTGGTACCTTCATACACCCCGTGTGTGACAGCGCCGTCATCGCTG GTAATGGCACCATTGGGTTGGAGATTTTGGAAGACCTTCAAGAGGTTGATTCCATTATTGTCCCCTATGGGGGTGGTGGGTTGTCAAGTGGAATAGCCTTAGCCGTGAAAGGGCTACGTCCTGACACTAAAGTGTATGCTGTGGAAGTCGAAACAGCAGCGCCATTGTCCGCTGCCCTTGCGGCAGGAAAACCAGTACCATGTTCATACACTGCTAGTTTTGTAGACGGAATGGGATCCAAGTCTGTCCTGGATGAGATGTGGCCGTTGGTCAGTACTGTACTTGACGGTTCaatagttgtctcccttgaagaCGTCGCAAACGCAGTGAGGCTATTGGCTGAGAGGAATCACGTGATCGCAGAAGGGGCCGGTGCCGCTGCAGTGGCGGCTGCGTTAAAAGGGAAGGTTGGGGAGGGGAATATTGTGTGCATCATATCGGGGGGGAACATTGACACTGACGTTCTCATAAAGATTCTACAAGGGAAAACACCATAA